The Phyllopteryx taeniolatus isolate TA_2022b chromosome 11, UOR_Ptae_1.2, whole genome shotgun sequence genome includes the window CGTCGTCGGCACACTCAAAATGAGGACGAAAACACACGCttaatatttgaaattgttttttcactttttcttctGTCAGACTGGATTGTCACCTGCTTGTCTGCATACTTCATGTATCCAACCTTCCTGCCTGGAACCAAGTGGACCTCCATCAGGGAACCAAAGCGgctataaaaaaagaaaaaagaaaaaaataaagattttgttttttaaatgtttgttaagCAGCAAAATGTATAAAGGGGGTTCAGATAAAGGGTCGGCAAACCTTTGGTCTCAAGGACCATATTTGAGTCTTAAAACTTACAGATGGACTAAGTAATTTGTagataaagtaaaaaaataacaataacaatcctAATGTGGATGTggtagtttattttaataagacCGTCAAAtaattcacttttttaaaaccGTTTTATAATCCAATCatttaataaaattaataatgcatcgttaaatgtatatatatacagttgtttataataataagtaatattACTTGCAACAAgatacattttgaataaaactaTTTAGtgtgattaataaaaatgaagacaCTTTAGTAAACCCAATTtagagaaatacattttaaaataatgcaacaaatgaaaccttttttttaaataatacaataaataatcattttaaagtgtactacttaaataaatataaaatgaatgaatacataacCAATTTTGGGAGAAAGAAAACcactaaatgaatgcaacaaataaaatagGTTACTGCAAttataaaataatgcaaatatcaCATTTCATTATAATTTAAATATAACCCAATTTTTTTGACCAATGTTTACAATAAATCCATTAATTAGTAAGATAGctgaaaatatacatttcacCAATTTTTAGGAACAAAAATGataggactcttgataatgtaagtACACGGTGCTTTGGCCCAGCCTGGTCAATTTGTGCAAAATGTGAGAAAAATCTCTCGGCATGATtgaatcacaaaaataaacactgttaaatgaatacctcaaaactgagcattctgGATGCAGCCTTTTGTATTGGACCGCGCAGCCAATGTAGTGTGCATTTGTACGAGAAGCCACGCGTGGGGGGCGTTTACCCGAAAACATCCTCCAGCACATCCACGGGCAGGGGGGCGGGGCTGAAGACCACAAACAAGCGCTCCTTGGACTTGCTGTCGGGGGGCGCCAGCTTCTTGGGAGGCGGCAGGCTGACGTCCGTCTGGATTCTGGACACGGGCGGCGGCCCGGCGAATCCCTGCGGCACAAATGTGTTCATTCATGCACACGCGTGGAAAAAAGAGGGACAAATGGAAGGAAGACAGGTTGCTACGTACCAGGTGAGAAGCGACGGGAGGTTTGATGGCTTGGCTGTTGGAGGGTCCGTTCCAAACTGATGACATCATCTGGGTGGCCACAAACTGCATGGCCATCCTACCTACGGaactgcacacgcacacacggcgtATGTTCATGCCTTGGTCCCTCATTCCACTCCAGTCAAGCAGTCGAGACAAATGACTGGCCCACACAGAGTCTTGATTGTGctcaaagtttcttttttttggtgtgcgcacgtgtgtgtgtgtgtgtgtgtgtgtgtgtgtgtgtgtgtgtgagtgtaccTGCTGCGATCTTCTCCATCGTCCATAAAACTGACAACCAGTCTGTTTCCTGGTGGATACTCAAATCCGTTCAGTTTGTCTTTGGCGTAAAGTGCTGATCCCAGGTTGCTGTAGCGGATCATTGCGTGACCTGCAGCCGcaccaacaaaaaacacattgttagACAAAGTTGTCATTACATTGAACCCCTGTTCATAGCAAGGGAATTTGTCCTCGACCCAACGGCTCAAGGGGAAAATCTGCTATATAATTGaccatatacaaaaaaaattgcaagcataaaatagaaatagaaaatattgtacatactgtattatctGTATGTTTGCTGAAAACAGCGCCTATGtgcatttttctcaaattttgGGGTGACACTTGCTTTGTGCAGATTGTCGCCATTCCTGATTGAGCTCAGTCCCCGGCACCTGCAAATTGTGGGTATCCGTCgcattgctttggcgccatctggtggcagcTCAGTGACGAAGTTAGCTGAGGCGCTTTAGTTAGGCAAAAGTGGACTTTTGTCATCATCGGGACAGTCTAAcgtaaaaaagcttaacattgctATATGTCCACTGACTGCGACCAAAGGTCACTAAAATGGATGTGGACATCTACtcatgcccacttcaacctctgaaaatatcaaaacGATAACCCAAATATCACAGAGTTTGTGCACGTTCAGCCTTTTTCTGTCCATAGGCGCTcacaatacagaaaaaaaattcacgtCGCTTAATGAGGAAGAGATTTAACGTACACAAAATCCGTAATATTGGGGTTATCGATTTAATATTTTCTGAGGTTTAAGTGGGCATGAGTAGAGATGCCCACATACATTTTTGTGACGATTGATCGCAGTTTTTGGAAattcagctttttttattttaagcatttttgACTGGCCCACACTGAAGGGGCAAACATTTCTATTGTGACActagtcctggaacttttctgatgTACCTCGTACGCTCCACAGTGGGGGGGTCTACGATATCGCAGGGGTGTAAACGATGAAGCACGATATCGCGTGGGAACTCTGTTCCCACATCTTAAACGCTCACCTTTACTCATCCCGTAAGCGTCCCGCTGCAGCTCGCAGTATTCCATCCCTGGAATGATGTCAAACAGGGCGAAGATCTGCTCCTGGGACAGCGCGGCGCGGGTCGACACCATCAGGCAACGGGTCAAGTCGCCGCCGCCGCTACCGCCGCGGTAGTCCATCATGTTGTAGCTGACGGGCTCCGCTGGCGCGGCCATGATGAAGGGGTACATGTTCATGGAGTCCGCGCCGCCCGAGTAGTCGCTCCTGACCGCCATGCTGTTGTAATCTTCTGTGGCCGAGGCT containing:
- the rbm45 gene encoding RNA-binding protein 45: MDESHSNARQAAPENLDDPPNSRLFLVASRSVTEDELRDRFSVFGDIQGVWVVKDKQTKESKGICYVKFAKSSQACLAMEEMHGKVLLDGNKPIKVFIAQSRSSSSHRDVEDEELTRIFVMIPKTFSEEDLKNTFKEYGDIEYCVIIKNKLTGESKGLGYVRYYKPSQAAVAIENCDKAYRAILAEPRSKASATEDYNSMAVRSDYSGGADSMNMYPFIMAAPAEPVSYNMMDYRGGSGGGDLTRCLMVSTRAALSQEQIFALFDIIPGMEYCELQRDAYGMSKGHAMIRYSNLGSALYAKDKLNGFEYPPGNRLVVSFMDDGEDRSSSVGRMAMQFVATQMMSSVWNGPSNSQAIKPPVASHLGFAGPPPVSRIQTDVSLPPPKKLAPPDSKSKERLFVVFSPAPLPVDVLEDVFGRFGSLMEVHLVPGRKVGYMKYADKQCADDAMATLHGHVVNGVKMKVMLADPPREESHKRLRTY